A section of the Stenotrophomonas sp. 364 genome encodes:
- a CDS encoding CTP synthase: MTPLIFVTGGVVSSLGKGIAAASLASILEARGLSVTMMKLDPYINVDPGTMSPFQHGEVYVTDDGAETDLDLGHYERFVRTRLSRKNSVTTGRIYENVIRKERRGDYLGATVQVIPHITDEIRRCMDEATEGFDVALVEIGGTVGDIESLPFLEAIRQVRTERGPEKALFMHLTLVPYIAAAGELKTKPTQHSVKELRSIGIQPDVLLCRSEQVVPDSERRKIAQFTNVSERAVISVPDVDVLYRIPMGLHAQGLDDIVINQFKLGDKAGPADLHEWEAAVDATLHPLDQVTIAVVGKYVDHQDAYKSVGEALKHGGLRQRTKVNLKWLEAQDLEGSDMGALKDVDGILVPGGFGDRGFEGKVLTSQFAREQQVPYFGICYGMQAAVVDFARHVAGLEGANSTENDRQSPNPVIGLITEWRTATGDVEKRDDKSDLGGTMRLGLQEQRLKPGTLARELYGKDVVSERHRHRYEFNNRYRTQLEDAGLVIAGKSMDDTLVEVVELSRDQHPWFLACQAHPEFLSTPRDGHPLFIGFIRAARERKAGTKLDAGA; encoded by the coding sequence ATGACTCCCTTGATCTTCGTAACCGGCGGCGTAGTGTCCTCGCTCGGCAAAGGCATTGCCGCCGCGTCACTCGCCTCCATCCTTGAAGCCCGTGGCCTCAGCGTCACGATGATGAAGCTCGACCCGTACATCAACGTCGACCCGGGCACCATGAGCCCGTTCCAGCACGGCGAGGTCTACGTCACCGACGACGGCGCCGAGACCGACCTGGATCTGGGCCATTACGAGCGCTTCGTGCGTACCCGCCTGAGCCGCAAGAATTCGGTCACCACCGGCCGCATCTACGAGAACGTGATCCGCAAGGAGCGCCGCGGCGACTACCTGGGCGCCACCGTGCAGGTCATCCCGCACATCACCGACGAGATCCGCCGCTGCATGGACGAGGCCACCGAAGGCTTCGACGTGGCCCTGGTCGAGATCGGCGGCACCGTGGGCGATATCGAGTCGCTGCCGTTCCTGGAGGCAATCCGCCAGGTGCGCACCGAGCGTGGCCCGGAGAAGGCGCTGTTCATGCACCTGACCCTGGTGCCGTACATCGCCGCCGCCGGCGAGCTGAAGACCAAGCCGACCCAGCACTCGGTCAAGGAACTGCGCTCGATCGGCATCCAGCCGGACGTGCTGCTGTGCCGGTCCGAGCAGGTGGTGCCGGATTCGGAACGCCGCAAGATCGCCCAGTTCACCAACGTTTCCGAGCGCGCGGTGATCAGCGTGCCCGACGTGGACGTGCTGTACCGCATCCCGATGGGCCTGCACGCCCAGGGCCTGGATGACATCGTCATCAACCAGTTCAAGCTCGGTGACAAGGCCGGCCCGGCCGACCTGCACGAGTGGGAAGCGGCGGTGGACGCCACCCTGCACCCGCTGGACCAGGTCACCATCGCGGTGGTCGGCAAGTACGTCGACCACCAGGACGCCTACAAGTCGGTCGGTGAAGCGCTCAAGCACGGCGGCCTGCGCCAGCGCACCAAGGTCAACCTGAAGTGGCTGGAAGCCCAGGACCTGGAAGGTAGCGACATGGGCGCGCTGAAGGACGTCGACGGCATCCTGGTGCCCGGCGGCTTCGGCGACCGTGGCTTCGAAGGCAAGGTGCTGACCTCGCAGTTCGCCCGCGAGCAGCAGGTGCCGTACTTCGGCATCTGCTACGGCATGCAGGCGGCCGTGGTCGATTTCGCCCGCCACGTGGCCGGCCTGGAAGGGGCCAACAGCACCGAGAACGACCGCCAGTCGCCGAACCCGGTGATCGGCCTGATCACCGAATGGCGCACCGCCACCGGCGATGTGGAAAAGCGTGACGACAAGAGCGACCTTGGCGGCACCATGCGCCTGGGCCTGCAGGAGCAGCGCCTGAAGCCGGGCACGCTGGCCCGCGAGCTGTACGGCAAGGACGTGGTGTCCGAGCGCCACCGCCACCGCTACGAGTTCAACAACCGCTACCGCACCCAGCTGGAAGATGCGGGCCTGGTGATCGCCGGCAAGTCGATGGACGACACCCTGGTGGAAGTGGTGGAGCTGTCGCGCGACCAGCATCCGTGGTTCCTGGCGTGCCAGGCCCACCCGGAGTTCCTGTCCACCCCGCGCGATGGCCACCCGCTGTTCATCGGTTTCATACGCGCCGCGCGTGAGCGCAAGGCCGGTACCAAGCTGGACGCAGGCGCCTGA
- the eno gene encoding phosphopyruvate hydratase produces MTTIRSIHAREILDSRGNPTLEADVILEDGSFGRAAVPSGASTGSKEAVELRDGDKTRYLGKGVRNAVANVNTTIANALKGYDAADQEGLDRRLIDLDGTENKGRLGANALLAVSMATAHAAAAANKQALWQYLAGKTGVTPSLPVPMMNIINGGAHADNNVDFQEFMVLPVGFTSFSEALRAGTEIFHSLKSVLKGHGLSTAVGDEGGFAPDFRSNVEALDTILEAIGKAGYTAGEDVMLGLDVASTEFYENGKYNLVGENKRLTSEQFVDFLADWAAQYPIITIEDGLAENDWAGWKLLTDRIGGKVQLVGDDLFVTNPKIFKEGIASGTANAILIKVNQIGTLTETLEAIAMADAANYAAVVSHRSGETEDTTIADIAVATTATQIKTGSLCRSDRVAKYNQLLRIEEALGAGARYAGRDAFVSLKR; encoded by the coding sequence ATGACCACGATCCGCAGCATCCACGCCCGTGAAATCCTCGACAGCCGTGGCAACCCCACGCTGGAAGCCGATGTCATCCTCGAGGACGGTTCGTTCGGCCGCGCCGCGGTTCCGTCGGGCGCCTCGACCGGCAGCAAGGAAGCAGTGGAGCTGCGTGACGGCGACAAGACCCGTTACCTGGGCAAGGGCGTGCGCAACGCCGTGGCCAACGTCAACACCACCATCGCCAACGCGCTGAAGGGCTATGACGCCGCCGACCAGGAAGGCCTGGACCGTCGCCTGATCGACCTCGACGGCACCGAGAACAAGGGCCGCCTGGGCGCCAACGCGCTGCTGGCTGTGTCCATGGCCACCGCGCACGCCGCCGCCGCTGCCAACAAGCAGGCGCTGTGGCAGTACCTGGCCGGCAAGACCGGCGTGACTCCGTCGCTGCCGGTGCCGATGATGAACATCATCAACGGCGGCGCGCATGCCGACAACAACGTCGACTTCCAGGAATTCATGGTGCTGCCCGTCGGCTTCACCTCGTTCTCCGAGGCGCTGCGCGCCGGTACCGAAATCTTCCATTCGCTCAAGTCCGTGCTCAAGGGCCATGGCCTGAGCACCGCCGTGGGCGACGAAGGCGGCTTCGCGCCGGACTTCCGCAGCAACGTCGAAGCGCTGGACACCATCCTGGAAGCGATCGGCAAGGCCGGCTACACCGCCGGTGAAGACGTGATGCTGGGCCTGGACGTGGCGTCCACCGAGTTCTACGAAAACGGCAAGTACAACCTGGTGGGCGAGAACAAGCGCCTGACCTCCGAGCAGTTCGTCGACTTCCTGGCCGACTGGGCCGCGCAGTACCCGATCATCACCATCGAAGACGGCCTGGCCGAGAACGACTGGGCGGGCTGGAAGCTGCTTACCGACCGCATCGGCGGCAAGGTGCAGCTGGTCGGCGACGACCTGTTCGTGACCAACCCGAAGATCTTCAAGGAAGGCATCGCCTCGGGCACCGCCAACGCCATCCTGATCAAGGTCAACCAGATCGGGACCCTGACCGAGACCCTGGAAGCGATCGCCATGGCCGACGCCGCCAACTACGCGGCCGTCGTGTCGCACCGTTCGGGCGAAACCGAAGACACCACCATCGCCGACATCGCCGTGGCCACCACCGCCACCCAGATCAAGACCGGCTCGCTGTGCCGCAGCGACCGCGTGGCCAAGTACAACCAGCTGCTGCGCATCGAAGAAGCGCTGGGTGCCGGTGCGCGCTACGCCGGCCGTGATGCGTTCGTGTCGCTGAAGCGCTGA
- the ftsB gene encoding cell division protein FtsB has product MRNWRWMLLLLALLLAWLQYRFWFGPGNSGEVMTLEAQVENQKRDNAGLQQRNDALAAEVKDLKEGQAAIEERARSELGMIKPGEKFYRVVEDAPVAPARAPVAIDPDAPHQDVP; this is encoded by the coding sequence ATGCGCAACTGGCGCTGGATGTTGCTGCTGCTGGCGCTGTTGCTGGCGTGGCTGCAGTACCGTTTCTGGTTCGGCCCGGGCAATTCAGGTGAAGTGATGACCCTGGAAGCCCAGGTCGAAAACCAGAAGCGCGACAACGCCGGTCTGCAACAGCGCAACGACGCGCTGGCCGCCGAGGTCAAGGACCTCAAGGAAGGCCAGGCGGCCATCGAAGAACGGGCGCGCAGCGAGCTGGGCATGATCAAGCCGGGCGAGAAGTTCTACCGCGTGGTGGAAGATGCCCCGGTTGCGCCCGCGCGCGCGCCGGTGGCGATCGACCCCGACGCACCGCACCAGGACGTGCCCTGA
- the ispD gene encoding 2-C-methyl-D-erythritol 4-phosphate cytidylyltransferase — MMGTVWAVVPAAGRGTRFGGETPKQYLVAGDRVLLAHTLEALLSHPVVAGVMVVVADGDTDWPGWQSLADKPILTCIGGATRAASVLAGLQALPDSVRADDFVLVHDAARPNLAAADLGRLLEVGRNDPVGAILAAPVRDTLKRAGDDGGIDATEPRARLWRALTPQLFRRHQLARALQEAADAGVEVTDDAMAMERQGLRPLLVEGSEDNFKVTTPADLSRFEFELARRGY, encoded by the coding sequence CTGATGGGCACGGTCTGGGCCGTGGTGCCGGCGGCCGGCCGCGGCACCCGCTTCGGCGGGGAGACCCCCAAGCAGTACCTGGTCGCGGGCGACCGGGTGCTGCTGGCCCATACGCTGGAGGCTCTGCTGTCGCACCCGGTCGTGGCCGGGGTGATGGTGGTGGTCGCCGACGGCGACACCGACTGGCCGGGCTGGCAGTCGCTGGCCGACAAGCCGATCCTGACCTGCATCGGTGGCGCCACCCGCGCCGCCTCGGTGCTGGCCGGCCTGCAGGCCTTGCCCGACAGCGTGCGGGCCGATGATTTCGTGCTGGTGCATGACGCCGCACGGCCCAACCTGGCTGCCGCCGACCTTGGCCGGCTGCTGGAAGTGGGGCGCAATGATCCGGTCGGGGCGATCCTGGCCGCACCGGTGCGCGACACCCTCAAGCGTGCCGGCGACGACGGCGGCATCGACGCCACCGAGCCGCGTGCCCGCCTGTGGCGCGCGCTGACCCCGCAGCTGTTCCGCCGCCACCAGCTGGCACGGGCCCTGCAGGAGGCGGCCGACGCCGGCGTGGAGGTCACCGACGATGCCATGGCGATGGAGCGGCAGGGACTGCGCCCGTTGCTGGTGGAAGGCAGCGAGGACAACTTCAAGGTCACCACCCCGGCCGATCTGTCCCGATTCGAATTCGAGCTGGCGCGTCGCGGGTATTGA
- the ispF gene encoding 2-C-methyl-D-erythritol 2,4-cyclodiphosphate synthase translates to MNTAPFPPVRIGQGYDVHAFGEGDHVMLGGIRVPHSCGVLAHSDGDVILHALCDAMLGALSLGDIGVHFPPTDMRWKGADSAHLLAHCNSLLRERGWQVGNTDITVICERPKVGPHAAAMRERIASVLGVALDCVSVKATTSEKLGFTGRGEGIAAQAVVLLVAL, encoded by the coding sequence ATGAATACCGCACCCTTCCCGCCGGTCCGCATCGGACAGGGCTACGACGTCCACGCCTTCGGCGAGGGCGACCACGTGATGCTGGGCGGCATCCGCGTGCCGCACAGCTGCGGCGTGCTGGCCCACAGCGATGGCGATGTGATCCTGCATGCGCTGTGCGATGCGATGCTCGGCGCGCTGTCGCTGGGCGACATCGGCGTGCACTTCCCGCCGACGGACATGCGCTGGAAGGGGGCCGACAGCGCGCACCTGCTCGCGCACTGCAACAGCCTGCTGCGCGAACGCGGCTGGCAGGTCGGCAACACCGACATCACCGTGATCTGCGAGCGGCCCAAGGTGGGCCCGCACGCGGCCGCCATGCGCGAGCGCATCGCCAGCGTGCTCGGCGTGGCGCTGGACTGCGTGAGCGTGAAGGCCACCACCTCGGAGAAGCTGGGCTTCACCGGGCGCGGTGAAGGCATTGCCGCCCAGGCCGTCGTGCTGCTGGTGGCGCTGTGA
- the truD gene encoding tRNA pseudouridine(13) synthase TruD: MIALPLAFGAPLLTAKIRTTPDDFQVDELPAFEPSGEGEHLLLTIRKRGANTVHVAKVLARWAGLPDMAVSYAGMKDRHAVTTQRFSVHLPKRVAPDPALLASDEIEVVHSTWHNRKLQRGALAGNRFKLVLRDVQGDAAAIDERLSLIAARGLPNWFGEQRFGRDGGNVPAALAMFGGRRMRPDQRSLLLSAARSALFNQVLAERVAQGNWDAPLDGEVWMLDGSRSVFGPEPFTDLLADRLARFDIHPSGPLWGEGELRSSDAAAALEMDAIGDEQSLALRAGLEGARLKQERRALRLRPAMLQHQWLQPDVLELSFALPPGCYATAVLHELGPVQDASQPDA, from the coding sequence GTGATCGCGCTGCCGCTGGCGTTCGGTGCGCCGCTGTTGACCGCGAAGATCCGCACCACGCCGGATGATTTCCAGGTGGACGAGCTGCCCGCGTTCGAGCCGAGCGGGGAGGGCGAGCACCTGCTGCTTACGATCCGCAAGCGCGGCGCCAACACCGTGCACGTGGCCAAAGTGCTCGCGCGCTGGGCCGGGCTGCCTGACATGGCGGTCAGCTACGCCGGCATGAAGGATCGCCATGCGGTCACCACCCAGCGTTTCAGCGTGCACCTGCCGAAGCGGGTCGCACCGGATCCGGCGCTGTTGGCCTCCGATGAGATCGAGGTGGTCCATTCCACCTGGCACAACCGCAAGCTGCAGCGCGGTGCGCTGGCCGGCAACCGCTTCAAGCTGGTGTTGCGCGACGTGCAGGGCGACGCAGCCGCGATCGACGAGCGGTTGTCATTGATCGCCGCGCGCGGCCTGCCGAACTGGTTCGGCGAGCAGCGCTTCGGTCGCGACGGCGGCAACGTGCCGGCCGCCCTGGCGATGTTCGGCGGGCGTCGGATGCGCCCGGACCAGCGCTCGCTGTTGCTCTCGGCCGCCCGCTCGGCGCTGTTCAACCAGGTGCTCGCCGAACGCGTGGCGCAGGGCAACTGGGACGCGCCGCTGGACGGTGAGGTGTGGATGCTGGACGGAAGCCGCAGCGTGTTCGGCCCCGAGCCGTTCACCGACCTGCTGGCCGACCGCCTGGCACGGTTCGACATCCACCCCAGCGGCCCGTTGTGGGGCGAGGGTGAACTGCGCAGCAGCGATGCGGCGGCGGCGCTGGAAATGGACGCGATCGGCGACGAGCAGTCGCTGGCATTGCGTGCTGGACTGGAAGGGGCCCGTCTGAAGCAGGAACGCCGCGCGCTGCGCCTGCGCCCGGCGATGCTGCAGCACCAGTGGCTGCAGCCGGACGTGCTGGAACTCAGCTTCGCGCTGCCGCCCGGCTGCTATGCCACGGCGGTGCTGCACGAGCTTGGGCCGGTGCAAGACGCCAGCCAACCCGACGCCTGA
- a CDS encoding Smr/MutS family protein, which produces MSHPEDEDPAALFRSAIGEVKPLRKPAAAPPPTPKPKPRARMAERDDQEARGEFARLLRDSSPLEAGDTASYRRDTLPARMFQRLKRGQYSVQDELDLHGATVAQAETLLRQFLLEAHAHEHGCVRIIHGKGLQSDGGAPVLKNLVDRLLRQRNDVLAFHSAPAGQGGTGAVLVLLSNR; this is translated from the coding sequence ATGTCACATCCTGAAGACGAAGACCCCGCCGCGCTGTTCCGTTCGGCCATCGGCGAGGTCAAACCGCTGCGCAAGCCCGCCGCTGCGCCGCCGCCCACGCCCAAGCCGAAGCCGCGCGCACGCATGGCCGAACGCGATGACCAGGAGGCCCGCGGCGAATTCGCGCGGCTGCTGCGCGACAGCAGCCCGCTGGAAGCCGGCGACACCGCCAGCTACCGCCGCGACACCCTGCCCGCCCGCATGTTCCAGCGGCTCAAGCGCGGCCAGTATTCAGTGCAGGACGAGCTGGACCTGCACGGCGCCACGGTGGCGCAGGCCGAAACGCTGTTGCGCCAGTTCCTGCTGGAAGCGCATGCGCACGAGCATGGCTGCGTGCGCATCATCCACGGCAAGGGCCTGCAGTCCGACGGTGGCGCGCCGGTGCTGAAGAACCTGGTCGACCGCCTGCTGCGCCAGCGCAACGACGTGCTGGCCTTCCATTCGGCACCGGCCGGGCAAGGCGGTACAGGCGCAGTGCTGGTGCTGTTGAGCAACCGGTAG
- the surE gene encoding 5'/3'-nucleotidase SurE, giving the protein MRILVSNDDGVDAPGIKMLASVLRDAGHEVTVFAPDRDRSGASNSLTLDLPIRLKRIDHYTCSVAGTPTDCVHLALTGVLEYEPDIVVSGINNAANLGDDVIYSGTVSAAMEGRFLGLPAVAMSLVTRNHEPRNFETAARAAVEIVTRLKADPLPADTILNVNVPDLPWSEIRGFEVTRLGNRHRAEGCIAQRDPRGNEVFWIGPAGREQDSGPGTDFHAVRNGFISITPIQVDLTRYQALEKVASWVGGLTAALDQPA; this is encoded by the coding sequence ATGCGGATCCTGGTCAGCAACGACGACGGTGTCGACGCCCCCGGCATCAAAATGCTCGCGTCGGTATTGCGTGACGCCGGTCATGAAGTGACCGTGTTCGCCCCGGACCGCGACCGCTCCGGCGCCAGCAATTCGCTCACCCTGGACCTGCCGATCCGGCTCAAGCGCATCGACCACTACACCTGTTCCGTCGCGGGCACCCCCACCGACTGCGTGCACCTGGCGCTGACCGGCGTGCTCGAATACGAGCCGGACATCGTGGTGTCGGGCATCAACAATGCCGCCAACCTGGGCGATGACGTCATCTATTCCGGCACCGTCTCGGCCGCCATGGAAGGTCGTTTCCTTGGCCTGCCGGCGGTGGCCATGTCGCTGGTGACGCGCAACCACGAGCCGCGCAACTTCGAGACCGCCGCGCGCGCCGCGGTGGAGATCGTGACCCGCCTCAAGGCCGACCCGCTGCCCGCCGACACCATCCTCAACGTCAACGTACCGGACCTGCCGTGGAGCGAGATCCGCGGCTTCGAGGTCACCCGCCTGGGCAACCGGCACCGTGCCGAGGGCTGCATCGCCCAGCGCGATCCGCGCGGCAACGAGGTGTTCTGGATCGGCCCGGCCGGGCGCGAACAGGACTCCGGCCCCGGCACCGATTTCCACGCGGTGCGCAACGGCTTCATTTCGATCACTCCGATCCAGGTCGACCTCACCCGCTACCAGGCACTGGAGAAGGTGGCCAGCTGGGTGGGTGGGCTGACCGCCGCCCTGGACCAGCCAGCATGA
- a CDS encoding protein-L-isoaspartate(D-aspartate) O-methyltransferase has protein sequence MSPRLRLQPEAVGIGMTSQRVRDRLVERLREAGIADEDTLNAIRVVPRHLFIDEALASRAYEDTALPIGHGQTISQPWVVARMTEAVLQCAPKTVLEVGTGSGYQAAVLGAVGLEVYTVERIGDLLRQARKRFRALGMNIRTKHDDGRAGWAEHGPFDAIVVTAAAPALVDALVEQLAVGGRLVAPVGGPGAQSLVQLTRRDDGSIEQQVLAPVTFVPLLSGMLD, from the coding sequence ATGAGCCCGCGCCTGCGCCTGCAGCCCGAAGCGGTCGGCATCGGCATGACCTCCCAGCGCGTGCGCGACCGGCTGGTCGAGCGCCTGCGCGAAGCCGGCATCGCCGACGAAGACACGCTCAATGCCATCCGCGTGGTGCCCCGGCATCTGTTCATCGACGAAGCGCTGGCCTCGCGTGCCTACGAAGACACCGCGCTGCCGATCGGCCACGGCCAGACCATCTCCCAGCCGTGGGTGGTGGCGCGCATGACCGAGGCGGTGCTGCAGTGCGCACCGAAGACCGTGCTGGAAGTGGGCACCGGTTCGGGCTACCAGGCCGCGGTGCTCGGCGCGGTAGGGCTGGAGGTCTATACCGTGGAGCGCATCGGCGACCTGCTGCGGCAGGCGCGCAAGCGGTTCCGGGCGCTGGGCATGAACATCCGCACCAAGCACGACGATGGCCGCGCCGGCTGGGCCGAGCATGGTCCCTTCGATGCGATCGTGGTGACCGCCGCGGCACCGGCACTGGTCGATGCACTGGTTGAACAGCTGGCCGTGGGCGGCCGCCTGGTGGCCCCGGTGGGCGGTCCCGGCGCGCAGTCGCTGGTGCAGTTGACCCGTCGCGACGACGGCAGCATTGAACAGCAGGTACTGGCGCCGGTCACGTTCGTGCCGCTGCTGTCTGGCATGCTGGATTGA
- a CDS encoding DedA family protein: protein MKIFGPLYERAMKWAAHERAPTYLTVLSFIEAIIFPVMPEVMLAPMCVAQPKRGWWFATLSLSGSMAGALVGYALGHYAFEVLKPVFAALGMLGSIESGIAVVQAKMAESPWAVFTFLVLGGFMPIPMKVFTWASGIVGVPLPQYFLSMLIGRGKRVFVLAAVIRIGGPRAEAALRRWIEPLGWIATVLVVALVAWLVWRSKLA from the coding sequence ATGAAGATCTTTGGTCCGCTGTACGAGCGGGCGATGAAGTGGGCCGCGCACGAGCGCGCCCCGACCTATCTCACCGTGCTCAGCTTCATCGAGGCCATCATCTTCCCGGTGATGCCCGAGGTGATGCTGGCGCCGATGTGCGTGGCCCAGCCCAAGCGCGGCTGGTGGTTCGCTACCCTGAGTCTGTCCGGCTCGATGGCCGGTGCACTGGTCGGCTATGCGCTGGGGCATTACGCCTTTGAAGTGCTCAAGCCGGTGTTCGCCGCGCTGGGCATGCTGGGCAGCATCGAGAGCGGCATCGCGGTGGTGCAGGCCAAGATGGCCGAGTCGCCCTGGGCGGTGTTCACCTTCCTGGTGCTGGGCGGCTTCATGCCAATCCCGATGAAGGTCTTCACATGGGCATCGGGTATCGTCGGCGTGCCGTTGCCGCAGTACTTCCTGAGCATGTTGATCGGCCGGGGCAAGCGCGTGTTCGTGCTGGCCGCGGTGATCCGTATTGGTGGACCGCGCGCGGAAGCTGCGCTGCGGCGTTGGATTGAACCGCTGGGCTGGATCGCGACCGTGCTGGTCGTGGCGCTGGTCGCCTGGCTTGTCTGGAGGTCGAAGTTAGCATGA
- a CDS encoding peptidoglycan DD-metalloendopeptidase family protein, whose translation MSADRLNKGMRATALLLAVATLGACGTATVVKPAGGRGGSTVHTTPQASVAKPGQTAVIRKGDTLYALARIHNITPRDLAAWNGLSEPYTIYPGQTLKLYPGGGAPGRAPTTVVTAPRPGTTTPVATPTPSPTTAIKSNISWRWPADGALVGRFVGADVTKQGVDIAGSSGQPVRATAQGVVVYSGAGLVGFGELIIIKHSDQWLSAYGHNRKRLVNEGQSVKAGEQIAEMGRTGTTRDMLHFEIRYNGKPVDPLLYLPPR comes from the coding sequence ATGAGTGCTGATCGGTTGAACAAGGGAATGCGCGCCACGGCGCTGCTGCTGGCGGTGGCCACGCTGGGCGCGTGCGGCACCGCGACGGTGGTGAAGCCGGCCGGCGGCCGCGGCGGCAGCACGGTGCACACCACGCCGCAGGCGTCGGTGGCCAAGCCGGGCCAGACCGCGGTGATCCGCAAGGGCGACACGCTGTATGCGCTGGCGCGCATCCACAACATCACCCCGCGTGACCTGGCCGCCTGGAACGGGCTGTCCGAGCCGTACACGATCTACCCGGGGCAGACCCTCAAGCTGTATCCGGGCGGTGGCGCACCGGGTCGGGCACCGACCACCGTAGTGACCGCACCGCGTCCCGGTACGACCACCCCGGTGGCCACGCCGACGCCGTCGCCGACCACCGCCATCAAGAGCAACATCAGCTGGCGCTGGCCGGCCGATGGCGCGCTGGTGGGCAGGTTCGTGGGTGCCGACGTCACCAAGCAGGGCGTGGATATCGCCGGCAGCAGCGGCCAGCCGGTCCGCGCCACCGCACAGGGCGTGGTGGTGTACTCCGGTGCCGGTCTGGTCGGCTTCGGTGAGCTGATCATCATCAAGCACAGCGACCAGTGGCTGTCGGCCTATGGCCACAACCGCAAGCGCCTGGTCAACGAGGGCCAGAGCGTGAAGGCCGGTGAGCAGATCGCCGAGATGGGCCGTACCGGCACCACCCGCGACATGCTCCACTTCGAGATCCGCTACAACGGCAAGCCGGTCGACCCGCTGCTCTACCTGCCGCCGCGGTAA
- a CDS encoding Mth938-like domain-containing protein: MQLSHELPDYAYALRAADGRTAKVNDRTLASSFVLTPDTLIEAWPVADISALTPEHLQPVLALNPALVVLGTGDTQVFPPAAVMAACLTRGIGLEVMNNPAAARTFNILAGEGRKVAAAFILAG, from the coding sequence ATGCAACTGAGCCACGAACTGCCCGACTACGCCTACGCCCTGCGCGCCGCCGATGGCCGCACCGCAAAGGTGAATGACCGCACCCTGGCCAGCAGCTTCGTGCTGACCCCGGACACGCTGATCGAGGCGTGGCCGGTGGCCGACATCAGCGCACTGACCCCGGAGCACCTGCAGCCGGTGCTGGCGCTGAACCCGGCGCTGGTGGTGCTTGGCACCGGCGATACCCAGGTGTTTCCGCCGGCAGCCGTGATGGCTGCCTGCCTGACCCGTGGGATCGGCCTGGAAGTGATGAACAACCCGGCGGCTGCCCGCACCTTCAACATCCTGGCCGGCGAAGGCCGCAAGGTGGCGGCGGCGTTCATCCTGGCCGGCTGA
- the yhbY gene encoding ribosome assembly RNA-binding protein YhbY — protein sequence MSIALTSAQTRFLRGHAHDLKALLQIGGKGVTPAFLAELEEVLERHELIKVKVAAEDRDARDAMIAELTTASGSALVQRIGHVAVLYRPSKEMRQIVLPRG from the coding sequence ATGTCTATTGCCCTGACCTCTGCCCAGACCCGCTTCCTCCGCGGCCATGCCCATGATCTGAAAGCCCTGCTGCAGATCGGCGGCAAGGGGGTCACGCCGGCCTTCCTGGCCGAACTGGAGGAAGTTCTGGAACGCCATGAACTGATCAAGGTGAAGGTGGCCGCCGAGGACCGCGACGCCCGTGACGCCATGATCGCCGAACTGACCACCGCCTCCGGCAGCGCGCTCGTGCAGCGCATCGGCCACGTGGCCGTGCTGTACCGCCCGAGCAAGGAAATGCGCCAGATCGTGCTGCCGCGCGGCTGA
- the rlmE gene encoding 23S rRNA (uridine(2552)-2'-O)-methyltransferase RlmE — protein sequence MVSRSKSSQRWLKEHFSDPFVKKAQAEGMRSRAAYKLEELLERDRLLKPHMVVVDLGAAPGGWSQQVRRQIGDTGRVLALDILEMPPLAGVEFLHGDFREQAVLSEFEAMLGNQPVDLVLSDMAPNKSGMDAVDQPRMMHLAELAMEFADNHLKPGGAFLIKLFQGVGFDDYVREMRRRYDKVAIRKPEASRKRSPEVYALGQGKRTQIK from the coding sequence ATGGTATCGCGCAGCAAGAGCAGTCAACGCTGGTTGAAAGAACACTTTTCCGACCCCTTCGTGAAGAAGGCCCAGGCAGAGGGCATGCGCTCGCGCGCGGCTTACAAGCTGGAGGAGCTGCTTGAGCGTGACCGGCTGCTGAAGCCGCACATGGTGGTGGTCGACCTTGGCGCGGCCCCGGGCGGCTGGTCCCAGCAGGTGCGCCGGCAGATCGGCGACACCGGGCGGGTCCTGGCCCTGGACATCCTGGAGATGCCACCGCTGGCCGGGGTGGAGTTCCTTCACGGAGACTTCAGGGAGCAAGCGGTCCTATCGGAGTTCGAAGCGATGCTGGGGAATCAGCCGGTGGACCTTGTTCTGTCGGATATGGCCCCCAATAAAAGTGGCATGGACGCGGTCGACCAGCCGCGGATGATGCACCTGGCGGAGTTGGCGATGGAATTTGCCGACAACCATCTCAAGCCGGGTGGCGCGTTCCTGATCAAGCTGTTCCAGGGCGTGGGCTTTGACGACTACGTGCGCGAGATGCGCCGCCGGTACGACAAGGTCGCCATCCGCAAGCCGGAAGCGTCCCGCAAGCGCTCTCCCGAGGTGTATGCCTTGGGGCAGGGCAAACGCACGCAGATCAAGTAA